From the Paenibacillus sp. FSL H8-0548 genome, one window contains:
- a CDS encoding ribulose-bisphosphate carboxylase large subunit family protein, which translates to MNEDRVVAVYRVETPYSLERAAEVIAGEQSTGTFTAVPGETDALKERFGARIEKITELETVLEPSLPGSKTPAGHDGQYRRGLIAISFPLHNFGPSIPNLMSAIAGNLFELQELSGLRLVDLELPTAFTTRYPGPKFGINGTRKLTGVYDRPIVGTIVKPSIGLDMKDLQRMILNVSAAGLDFIKDDELNANAPYAPLEKRVKAVMEAVDKAADVTGKRIMYAFNITGDIDEMERGHELVVKAGGNCVMVSIMSVGLAGLAHLNRYSEVPIHGHRNQWGMMTRSPMLGFEFSAYQKLCRLAGADHLHVNGLNSKFYESNESVVRSIQACLKPMHEGYRTMPVVSSGQWAGMAPATFAATATMDVMHLAGGGILAHPDGAGAGFKSMQQGWEAAVQGIGLDAYAEQHSALRRAIEKYGKG; encoded by the coding sequence GCGGTCTACCGGGTAGAAACGCCTTATTCGCTGGAGAGAGCGGCGGAGGTGATCGCCGGTGAGCAATCGACGGGCACATTCACCGCGGTTCCTGGCGAGACGGATGCGTTAAAAGAAAGGTTTGGCGCACGTATTGAGAAAATTACGGAGCTGGAAACGGTCTTGGAGCCATCCTTGCCCGGCTCTAAGACGCCAGCCGGACATGATGGGCAATATCGGCGCGGTTTGATTGCGATCTCCTTTCCGCTGCATAATTTTGGTCCTTCGATTCCAAATCTAATGTCGGCTATTGCAGGCAATTTGTTCGAGCTTCAGGAGCTGTCAGGGCTTCGACTTGTCGATTTGGAGCTTCCCACAGCATTTACGACCCGTTATCCAGGTCCGAAGTTTGGGATCAATGGCACTCGCAAACTTACGGGGGTTTATGATCGCCCGATCGTGGGGACGATTGTTAAGCCAAGCATCGGGCTTGATATGAAGGATTTGCAGCGTATGATTCTGAATGTTTCGGCGGCGGGGCTTGATTTTATCAAGGATGATGAGCTGAATGCAAATGCACCTTATGCCCCTTTGGAGAAAAGGGTGAAGGCGGTTATGGAGGCGGTCGATAAAGCTGCTGATGTGACGGGCAAAAGGATCATGTATGCGTTCAATATTACCGGGGATATCGATGAAATGGAGCGGGGACACGAGCTCGTCGTAAAAGCGGGCGGAAATTGCGTCATGGTGAGCATCATGAGTGTTGGGCTTGCAGGCTTGGCGCATCTGAACCGCTATAGCGAGGTGCCCATTCATGGTCACCGGAACCAATGGGGCATGATGACGCGCAGTCCCATGCTGGGCTTCGAGTTCTCCGCGTATCAGAAGCTGTGCCGGCTGGCGGGGGCAGACCATCTGCATGTCAACGGCTTGAACAGCAAATTTTACGAGAGCAATGAATCGGTTGTTCGTTCTATTCAAGCCTGCTTGAAGCCGATGCATGAGGGATATAGGACGATGCCGGTTGTATCCTCTGGGCAGTGGGCGGGGATGGCGCCGGCAACCTTTGCAGCTACTGCAACCATGGACGTTATGCATTTGGCAGGTGGCGGTATACTCGCTCATCCAGATGGGGCGGGAGCCGGCTTCAAGAGCATGCAGCAGGGCTGGGAGGCGGCTGTGCAGGGCATTGGGCTTGATGCTTATGCAGAGCAGCATTCTGCGCTTCGTCGAGCGATTGAAAAATACGGGAAGGGCTGA